One genomic segment of Gemmatimonadota bacterium includes these proteins:
- a CDS encoding 50S ribosomal protein L25 yields the protein MNQVSLKARQRTDTGKQVAKSLRRDGALPAVVYGSGESSTPLTLDYREFEGFLRKTRGESVVINLEIEGMEDKKALLRDIQRDYLRNQLLHADFQQIRMSDRITTEVSLVMIGEPIGVTRDGGVLDQSLRVVEISCVASEIPEHLEVDISELSMGDTIHISDLSFENVEIVTDGEVAVVSVLTPMAEEPEEEEVDLEQEEPEIIGQAREDGEEEDGTEDEQED from the coding sequence ATGAACCAGGTATCGTTAAAAGCCCGTCAGCGGACGGACACCGGCAAACAGGTCGCCAAGTCGCTTCGGCGGGACGGCGCGCTACCCGCCGTGGTCTACGGCAGCGGGGAATCTTCCACGCCGCTGACCCTCGACTATCGCGAGTTCGAGGGCTTCCTCAGAAAGACCCGGGGCGAGAGCGTCGTCATCAACCTGGAAATCGAGGGCATGGAGGACAAGAAAGCCCTGTTGCGGGATATCCAGCGGGACTACCTGAGAAACCAGTTGCTCCACGCCGATTTCCAGCAGATCAGGATGAGCGACCGGATCACCACGGAGGTTTCGCTCGTGATGATCGGTGAGCCCATCGGCGTGACGAGAGACGGCGGCGTGCTCGACCAGTCCCTGCGGGTGGTCGAAATCAGTTGCGTGGCTTCCGAGATTCCAGAGCACCTGGAAGTGGATATCAGCGAACTGAGCATGGGCGATACGATCCACATCAGCGATCTTTCCTTCGAGAACGTCGAAATCGTCACCGACGGAGAGGTCGCCGTGGTATCGGTACTGACGCCGATGGCCGAGGAGCCGGAGGAAGAGGAAGTCGACCTGGAGCAGGAAGAGCCGGAAATCATCGGCCAGGCCCGGGAAGACGGCGAGGAAGAAGACGGGACC
- a CDS encoding ribose-phosphate pyrophosphokinase, with translation MAVGLKILSGNSNAPLAQDICEYLGVPLGNAAVSRFSDDEIRIHINEDIRGTDVFVVQSTNSPAENLVELLLLLDAAKRASARRATAVIPYYGYARQDRKAGPRVPISAKVMANLIAAAGADRVLTMDLHAPQIQGFFDIPLDHLYSAPVFTRRLRELGTSDDLVIASPDAGGMAMARSYGRRLNCPLALVDKRRPRPNVSEVVNVIGEVEGKNVIIRDDMIDTGGSLTGAAEALKKNGAETIYAACTHALLSGNAMQKVEDSVLDCLIVSDSIRLNEDMCRGKLEQLSVASLFGEAIKRIHEEKSVSSLFESSDQT, from the coding sequence GTGGCGGTCGGTTTGAAGATTCTGAGTGGGAATTCAAACGCACCGCTTGCACAAGACATCTGCGAATATCTCGGCGTACCCCTGGGCAACGCCGCCGTTTCCCGTTTCAGCGACGACGAGATCCGGATCCACATCAACGAGGACATCCGCGGCACCGACGTGTTCGTAGTCCAGTCGACCAACTCGCCGGCGGAGAACCTCGTCGAACTTCTGTTGCTGCTGGACGCGGCCAAACGGGCATCGGCGCGAAGGGCCACCGCGGTGATCCCCTACTACGGCTACGCCCGCCAGGACCGCAAGGCGGGACCCCGGGTACCCATTTCGGCAAAGGTCATGGCGAACCTGATCGCCGCGGCCGGAGCGGACCGCGTGCTGACCATGGACCTGCACGCGCCCCAGATCCAGGGGTTCTTCGACATCCCCCTGGACCACCTGTATTCGGCGCCGGTATTTACCCGCCGGCTCAGGGAACTGGGTACTTCGGATGACCTGGTGATCGCGTCCCCGGACGCCGGGGGCATGGCCATGGCCCGGTCCTACGGCAGGCGGCTGAACTGCCCGCTGGCCTTGGTGGACAAGCGTCGGCCGAGACCCAACGTGTCCGAGGTCGTCAACGTGATCGGCGAAGTGGAAGGAAAGAACGTGATCATCCGCGACGACATGATCGACACCGGGGGGAGCCTGACCGGCGCGGCCGAGGCCCTGAAGAAGAACGGCGCGGAGACGATCTACGCGGCGTGCACCCACGCGTTGCTCTCCGGAAACGCCATGCAGAAGGTGGAGGATTCCGTACTGGACTGCCTGATCGTCTCGGATTCGATACGCCTGAACGAGGACATGTGTCGGGGCAAGCTGGAACAGTTGTCCGTGGCGTCCCTGTTCGGCGAGGCGATCAAGCGCATACACGAAGAAAAATCCGTCAGTTCGCTCTTCGAATCGTCGGATCAGACTTGA
- the ispE gene encoding 4-(cytidine 5'-diphospho)-2-C-methyl-D-erythritol kinase → MTLRSFAKINLAIHLLGKRADGYHEIVTLMETVDLADELEVSAQEQGTTVSCSDPAVPTDGRNLVHRAAGLVRERCGLGERGARIHIEKRIPVAAGLAGGSGNAAMTLHGLNALWSLGLGEEDLADLAAELGSDVPFCLHGGVAVASGRGEKVAWLDAPGPRHYVLVCPPLEVASGWAYSQWKMELTKDASCINLISSVMQAGDADRLASCLHNDLEPAVRAAHPEIERARDLLAGAGLKGMLMSGSGPSVFGLAPGRAEAERIAQDLRGRVEPSWRVFAVSSSSRRDAAV, encoded by the coding sequence ATGACCCTTCGTTCCTTTGCCAAGATCAATCTCGCCATTCACCTGCTCGGCAAGCGGGCCGACGGCTACCACGAGATCGTCACACTGATGGAGACCGTGGACCTGGCCGATGAACTGGAAGTGTCCGCACAGGAGCAGGGAACGACCGTCTCCTGTTCCGATCCGGCCGTACCGACGGACGGGCGCAACCTGGTCCACAGGGCGGCCGGACTCGTGCGTGAGCGCTGCGGACTCGGCGAACGGGGCGCGCGGATCCACATCGAGAAGCGCATCCCCGTGGCCGCGGGACTCGCCGGCGGGAGCGGCAACGCGGCCATGACGCTGCACGGGCTCAACGCGCTCTGGTCGCTGGGGTTGGGGGAAGAAGACCTGGCGGACCTCGCCGCGGAGCTCGGATCCGACGTGCCCTTCTGCCTCCATGGCGGTGTGGCCGTAGCTTCCGGACGGGGGGAAAAGGTCGCCTGGCTGGATGCGCCCGGACCGCGCCACTACGTCCTGGTCTGCCCGCCCCTCGAAGTCGCGAGCGGATGGGCCTACAGCCAGTGGAAAATGGAATTGACAAAAGACGCGTCCTGTATTAACTTAATCTCTTCTGTCATGCAGGCCGGGGATGCCGATAGACTGGCCTCCTGTCTGCATAACGACCTGGAACCGGCGGTCCGGGCAGCCCACCCCGAAATCGAAAGGGCGAGGGACCTGCTTGCGGGCGCCGGACTGAAGGGTATGCTGATGTCCGGCAGCGGCCCGTCGGTCTTCGGACTGGCACCCGGCCGGGCGGAGGCGGAACGGATAGCACAGGACTTGCGGGGACGGGTTGAACCGTCCTGGCGGGTCTTCGCGGTCTCCTCGTCATCCCGGCGGGATGCCGCGGTTTAA
- a CDS encoding SIS domain-containing protein, producing the protein MDGGGPMIREYLEWTKEVLGRIEPGEVQALIDLLMDARKNGRGIFVIGNGGSAATASHFAVDLGKGTLRGTEDASRFRVNSLTDNLPYVTAWANDFDYDLVFEQQLRNLGAPGDVVIGISASGNSPNVIRAMEFARSAGMITVAVTGFSGGKLKEMADHSVHVPVDDYGMAENMHMIIVHIIITQTTSRIADGE; encoded by the coding sequence ATGGACGGGGGTGGTCCGATGATCCGCGAGTACCTCGAATGGACAAAGGAGGTCCTCGGCCGGATCGAACCCGGCGAAGTGCAGGCGCTCATCGATCTCCTGATGGACGCGCGGAAGAACGGGCGGGGGATCTTCGTCATCGGCAACGGCGGCAGCGCGGCCACGGCTTCCCACTTCGCCGTGGACCTGGGCAAGGGCACGCTCCGCGGCACGGAGGACGCGTCCCGCTTCCGGGTCAACAGCCTCACCGACAACCTGCCCTACGTCACGGCATGGGCCAACGACTTCGACTACGACCTGGTCTTCGAGCAGCAGCTGCGCAATCTCGGCGCGCCTGGAGACGTAGTCATCGGCATCAGCGCGTCGGGGAACAGCCCCAACGTGATCCGCGCCATGGAGTTCGCCCGTTCCGCCGGGATGATAACGGTCGCGGTGACAGGGTTCTCCGGCGGGAAGCTGAAGGAAATGGCCGATCACTCGGTCCACGTCCCCGTGGACGACTACGGCATGGCGGAAAACATGCACATGATCATCGTCCACATCATCATCACGCAGACTACCTCCCGCATTGCGGACGGCGAATGA
- a CDS encoding GHMP kinase yields the protein MIITQTPLRISFAGGLTDFADFYEREDGLVVSAAIDKYIFVIINERFDDRIYINYSKREAVDHPDEIEHDLIREALRLTGVTRGVEITTLTDIPSEGSGLGSSSSITVGLLNALYTYCGNPQPTEKLARDACEIEIERCGQPIGKQDQYIAAYGGLCGFTFRPGGVEVERLGLADGHAERLSESLMLFYTNKTRKAETILREQKANMTDKFALVKEIKSVAQSARSALAAGEIDRMGELLDRGWTWKYKMSGLVSNDEIDTMYRKARDAGATGGKVCGAGGGGFLLLCCPESTQYRVRDALSDYRELPFNLERDGTKVIFNMRRQVSK from the coding sequence ATGATCATCACCCAGACGCCCCTGCGCATCAGCTTCGCCGGCGGCCTCACGGATTTCGCCGATTTCTACGAACGGGAGGACGGTCTGGTCGTCAGCGCGGCCATCGACAAGTACATCTTCGTCATCATCAACGAACGGTTCGACGACCGCATCTACATCAACTACTCGAAGCGGGAGGCCGTCGATCATCCGGATGAGATCGAGCACGACCTGATCCGGGAGGCGCTGCGGCTCACCGGCGTGACCCGGGGCGTGGAGATCACGACGCTGACGGACATCCCTTCCGAGGGATCGGGCCTGGGGTCCTCGAGCAGTATCACGGTAGGCCTGCTGAATGCCCTGTATACCTATTGCGGCAACCCGCAGCCGACCGAGAAACTGGCGCGGGACGCCTGCGAGATCGAGATCGAACGGTGCGGCCAGCCCATCGGGAAGCAGGACCAGTACATCGCGGCCTACGGCGGACTGTGCGGGTTCACGTTCCGGCCCGGCGGCGTGGAGGTGGAACGCCTCGGCCTCGCCGACGGCCACGCGGAACGGTTGAGCGAAAGCCTGATGCTGTTCTACACCAACAAGACCCGCAAGGCGGAGACCATCCTGCGCGAGCAGAAAGCGAACATGACCGACAAGTTCGCCCTGGTGAAAGAGATCAAGTCCGTGGCGCAAAGCGCGCGATCAGCCCTCGCGGCAGGGGAGATCGACCGCATGGGCGAGCTACTGGACCGGGGCTGGACCTGGAAGTACAAAATGTCCGGACTCGTGAGCAACGACGAGATCGACACCATGTACCGGAAGGCCAGGGACGCCGGCGCCACGGGCGGCAAGGTGTGCGGCGCGGGCGGCGGCGGCTTCCTGCTCCTGTGCTGCCCGGAGTCTACCCAATACCGGGTGCGCGACGCGCTGTCCGACTACCGGGAACTGCCCTTCAACCTGGAACGCGACGGCACCAAGGTGATCTTCAACATGCGAAGGCAGGTATCGAAATGA
- the rfbD gene encoding dTDP-4-dehydrorhamnose reductase — MSILITGARGQLGTDLQRSLVDHELIPCTHGELDVTEKHRVYGLLKDHRPEAVINTAAYHRVDECESHPDKTFAVNAFGPWHLAMACRMYGAKLVHVSTNFVFDGTADRPYREDDLPLPLNVYGTAKLSGEHLVRSTWDRHFIIRTTGLFGHSGGGGKGYNFVEAMIRAGTERREVVVVSDQVMSPTGTADLARALAELVTTDAFGTYHVTGAGACSYYDFARTIFRKTGIEAALKPTTTEAYGAPAARPLYTVLDNGRIRSMGIAELPAWEDALDGYLARRAGRGDSQLAGPTDARGAHPDATDETTGGNP; from the coding sequence ATGAGCATCCTCATAACCGGGGCCCGGGGACAACTGGGTACGGACCTGCAGCGTTCGCTGGTGGATCACGAACTGATTCCGTGCACGCACGGTGAACTCGACGTCACCGAGAAACACCGCGTTTACGGCCTGCTGAAGGACCACCGGCCCGAAGCGGTGATCAATACCGCGGCGTACCACCGCGTCGACGAATGCGAGTCCCATCCCGACAAGACCTTCGCCGTCAATGCCTTCGGCCCCTGGCACCTTGCCATGGCCTGCCGCATGTACGGGGCGAAACTGGTGCACGTCAGCACGAATTTCGTCTTCGACGGCACGGCGGACCGACCTTACCGAGAGGATGACCTGCCCCTGCCCCTGAATGTCTACGGCACGGCCAAGCTCTCCGGTGAACACCTAGTGCGTTCGACCTGGGACCGTCATTTCATCATCCGCACCACCGGTCTGTTCGGCCACTCCGGCGGGGGCGGGAAAGGATACAATTTCGTCGAGGCCATGATCCGTGCCGGCACCGAAAGACGAGAAGTGGTCGTGGTCAGCGACCAGGTGATGTCGCCCACGGGGACGGCCGACCTGGCCCGCGCCCTTGCGGAACTGGTGACCACCGACGCCTTCGGCACGTACCATGTGACCGGCGCAGGCGCGTGTTCCTACTATGACTTTGCACGGACCATATTTCGAAAAACGGGCATCGAAGCGGCCTTGAAGCCCACGACCACCGAAGCGTACGGCGCTCCCGCCGCCCGGCCCCTGTACACGGTGCTGGACAACGGCCGGATCAGGTCCATGGGCATCGCGGAATTACCTGCCTGGGAGGACGCCCTGGACGGATACCTGGCGCGGCGGGCAGGCCGCGGCGATTCGCAATTGGCTGGCCCGACCGACGCGCGGGGGGCGCACCCGGACGCCACCGACGAAACCACCGGCGGGAATCCATGA
- the alaS gene encoding alanine--tRNA ligase: protein MTGAELRKSFIEFFADRGHTIVPSASVVPWDDPTLLFTNAGMNQFKDVFLGKSTREYVRAVDFQKCIRAGGKHNDLEDVGRSPIHQTFFEMLGNWSFGDYYKEEAITWAWELLTERLKLPAERLWVTVFREDDEAELLWQRHTGVPADRILRFDEKDNFWEMGETGPCGPNSEIHYDLGPERTGRNEDPGHVGGANGDQALEDPTRLVEIWNLVFIQYDRGADGALTPLPSRHVDTGMGFERMLSILQGVDSNYETDVFRPLMDHIGELSQHPYAEGDTDVAYRVVADHIRALAFAITDGALPSNEGRGYVLRRILRRAARFGRNLGLSDPFLYRLVPTLTEEMGAAYPELRTAQEKVEQVIRSEEESFGRTLDHGIELFEDIVERAGAEGRNKIRGEEAFKLYDTYGFPVDLTQLMADEKDMTVDMAGFEAEMEGQRERSTKARITSGTPSITVDVKVVNPTIFLGYDKLAVEDAEVVTAEGDYVILTQTPFYAESGGQVGDAGWLETESCGRIAVLDTTRDGDTIIHHCDPESAADLKPGMTVTARVDAARRQAIMRNHTATHLLHAVLRETLGAHVEQRGSVVAPDRLRFDFSHFSAVTPEEQNAIERRVNELVWENIGVEPFETDLEDAKRQGAMALFTEKYEDRVRVVRIGEVSLELCGGTHLGATGEIGLFRLVRESGIAAGVRRVEALTGAGAYETVKRDEGLVAGAAEALKGDPEDLVKRAGDLTARVRELERHVREMGRSSAGNWADELVDGAVDADGVAVAAGRVDCPDVDTLRAMGDTLRERLSGAAVGVLFASFEERPVCIVVVTDGAISGRGLHAGKLARDVAAFIGGGGGGKAHMAQAGGKDASRIDEAVDQAPGVVEQHLRDA from the coding sequence TTGACCGGAGCCGAACTGCGAAAGTCCTTTATCGAGTTTTTCGCCGACCGTGGCCATACGATCGTGCCGAGCGCCAGCGTGGTGCCCTGGGATGATCCCACGTTGCTCTTCACCAACGCGGGGATGAACCAGTTCAAGGACGTTTTCCTTGGGAAGAGCACCCGCGAATACGTGCGCGCGGTGGATTTCCAAAAGTGCATTCGCGCCGGCGGAAAGCACAACGACCTCGAAGACGTGGGCCGGTCGCCCATCCACCAGACCTTCTTCGAAATGCTCGGGAACTGGTCCTTCGGCGACTACTACAAGGAAGAAGCCATCACCTGGGCCTGGGAACTGCTCACGGAGAGGCTGAAACTCCCCGCCGAACGACTGTGGGTTACCGTGTTCCGCGAGGATGACGAGGCCGAGCTGCTCTGGCAGCGTCACACCGGCGTGCCCGCCGACCGCATACTCCGATTCGACGAGAAGGACAACTTCTGGGAAATGGGCGAGACCGGGCCCTGCGGTCCCAACTCGGAAATCCACTACGACCTGGGTCCGGAGCGGACAGGTCGGAATGAAGATCCCGGCCATGTCGGCGGGGCCAACGGAGACCAAGCACTTGAAGACCCTACACGCTTGGTGGAAATCTGGAACCTGGTCTTCATCCAGTACGACCGAGGCGCCGATGGCGCGTTGACGCCCCTGCCGTCCCGCCACGTCGACACGGGCATGGGGTTCGAACGCATGCTCAGCATCCTTCAGGGCGTGGATTCGAACTACGAGACCGACGTGTTCCGCCCACTGATGGACCACATCGGCGAACTGTCGCAACATCCCTACGCGGAAGGGGATACGGACGTGGCCTACCGCGTCGTCGCCGATCATATCCGGGCCCTGGCGTTCGCAATAACCGACGGCGCTCTGCCTTCCAACGAAGGGCGGGGCTACGTCCTCAGGCGCATACTCCGGCGCGCGGCAAGGTTTGGCCGCAATCTCGGCCTGTCTGATCCCTTCCTCTACCGGCTCGTGCCGACGCTCACCGAAGAGATGGGCGCAGCCTACCCGGAACTCCGTACCGCGCAGGAAAAGGTGGAGCAGGTGATCCGGTCCGAAGAGGAAAGCTTCGGGCGCACGCTCGATCACGGCATCGAACTCTTCGAGGATATCGTCGAACGGGCAGGCGCCGAAGGTCGAAATAAAATCCGGGGCGAAGAGGCCTTCAAGCTGTACGATACCTACGGTTTCCCGGTGGACCTGACACAGCTGATGGCCGATGAGAAGGACATGACCGTGGATATGGCCGGCTTCGAGGCGGAGATGGAGGGGCAGCGGGAGCGGTCAACAAAAGCGAGGATCACGAGCGGTACGCCATCAATCACGGTTGATGTCAAGGTTGTGAACCCTACCATATTTCTGGGATACGATAAGCTCGCCGTCGAAGATGCCGAGGTCGTAACTGCTGAGGGTGATTACGTCATCCTCACCCAAACCCCCTTCTACGCCGAATCGGGCGGACAGGTGGGCGACGCCGGCTGGCTGGAGACGGAATCGTGCGGTCGGATCGCCGTGCTGGACACCACGCGGGACGGTGACACCATCATCCACCACTGCGACCCCGAAAGCGCCGCCGATCTCAAGCCCGGCATGACCGTCACCGCGCGGGTCGACGCAGCCCGCAGGCAGGCCATCATGCGGAACCATACGGCGACCCACCTCCTGCACGCCGTGCTTCGGGAAACCCTGGGCGCCCACGTGGAACAGCGGGGTTCCGTGGTCGCGCCCGACCGCCTGCGTTTCGATTTCTCGCATTTCAGCGCGGTCACGCCCGAAGAACAGAACGCGATCGAACGCCGGGTCAACGAGCTCGTCTGGGAGAACATCGGCGTGGAACCGTTCGAAACCGACCTGGAAGACGCGAAGCGCCAGGGCGCTATGGCGCTTTTTACGGAAAAGTACGAGGACCGGGTGCGCGTGGTGCGCATCGGCGAGGTAAGCCTGGAGCTGTGCGGCGGCACCCACCTCGGCGCCACGGGCGAGATCGGGTTGTTCCGGCTGGTCCGGGAGTCGGGCATCGCCGCCGGCGTGCGGCGGGTGGAGGCCCTGACCGGCGCCGGCGCGTACGAAACCGTCAAGCGGGACGAAGGACTCGTCGCGGGGGCCGCGGAAGCCCTCAAGGGCGATCCGGAGGACCTGGTGAAAAGGGCCGGTGACCTGACCGCGCGGGTCCGCGAACTGGAACGGCACGTCCGCGAAATGGGCCGGTCCTCGGCGGGGAACTGGGCCGATGAACTCGTAGACGGCGCCGTGGACGCGGACGGCGTCGCCGTCGCCGCGGGCCGGGTGGATTGCCCGGACGTGGACACCCTCCGCGCCATGGGAGACACGCTGCGCGAACGACTTTCCGGCGCAGCGGTCGGCGTGCTGTTCGCCAGCTTCGAGGAACGCCCCGTATGCATCGTCGTGGTGACCGACGGCGCGATTTCCGGGCGCGGCCTCCACGCGGGCAAGCTGGCGCGGGACGTGGCCGCCTTCATCGGGGGCGGCGGCGGGGGCAAGGCGCATATGGCGCAGGCCGGGGGGAAGGACGCGTCCCGGATCGACGAAGCCGTGGATCAGGCGCCGGGGGTTGTCGAGCAACACCTGCGGGACGCCTGA
- a CDS encoding regulatory protein RecX has translation MTMPTITDITPRGSGGRRERKVTIDGERILTITEETFLRFGLFDGQAMDPERLQEVELADGVSRAMTEAHRLIDHRMRTRRELAVKLKSRGRTDEVIDQVLDRLEHAGLIDDGRFARLWIDERLRRRPAGLSLLRRELRQKGIDAEVVDTALEESASREGETERAYEALRRQSYRYARLDRDAAHRRMVAFLGRRGFGQAVIYQVVHRVLDEIEESRN, from the coding sequence ATGACCATGCCGACCATAACGGATATCACGCCGCGGGGGAGTGGAGGTCGACGGGAACGCAAGGTCACGATCGACGGGGAACGCATCCTGACGATTACGGAAGAGACCTTCCTCCGGTTCGGACTATTCGACGGTCAGGCGATGGACCCGGAACGGCTGCAGGAAGTGGAACTGGCCGACGGCGTCTCCCGGGCCATGACCGAAGCCCACCGGCTCATCGACCACCGCATGCGGACCCGCCGCGAGCTGGCGGTGAAACTCAAGTCCAGGGGCCGGACGGACGAGGTGATCGACCAGGTGCTGGACCGGCTGGAACACGCGGGGCTGATCGACGACGGGCGCTTCGCCCGGCTGTGGATCGACGAACGGCTTCGAAGAAGGCCGGCCGGCCTGTCCCTGCTGCGCCGCGAGTTGCGTCAGAAGGGGATTGACGCCGAAGTCGTCGATACCGCCCTCGAGGAAAGTGCATCCCGCGAAGGGGAAACCGAACGGGCCTACGAGGCGCTGCGCCGCCAGTCCTATCGATATGCCCGGCTCGACCGCGATGCGGCACACCGCCGCATGGTCGCCTTCCTGGGCAGGCGCGGGTTCGGGCAGGCCGTCATCTACCAGGTCGTCCATCGCGTGCTGGACGAGATAGAGGAGTCCCGAAATTGA
- the thpR gene encoding RNA 2',3'-cyclic phosphodiesterase, translating into MRTFIAVEVPDSAKDRIAQLINHLNTTGTDIKWVEPDNIHVTLKFLGNIGTDQPAVIRDGLSAALDSAGAFDLKLGRIGAFPDMNRPRVFWVSIVEGRDELVAMQQRIEAELHARGFVREERPFSPHLTIGRVRSPRGLTKLTDLIGDMAFETEPFAVKRAAVVKSDLKPDGPLYTVIDHVELE; encoded by the coding sequence ATGCGAACGTTCATCGCCGTGGAAGTCCCGGATTCCGCAAAGGACCGGATCGCGCAACTGATCAATCACCTGAATACGACGGGGACCGACATCAAGTGGGTCGAACCGGACAACATCCACGTCACGCTGAAATTCCTCGGTAACATTGGTACGGACCAGCCGGCGGTCATTCGCGATGGGCTGAGCGCGGCGCTCGATTCGGCGGGCGCCTTCGACCTGAAACTGGGACGCATCGGCGCCTTCCCGGATATGAACCGCCCGCGCGTTTTCTGGGTTTCGATCGTAGAAGGACGGGACGAACTGGTCGCCATGCAGCAACGCATCGAGGCCGAACTGCACGCCCGCGGCTTCGTTCGCGAGGAACGGCCCTTTTCGCCGCACCTGACTATCGGTCGGGTGCGATCGCCGCGGGGCCTGACCAAGCTGACGGATCTGATCGGAGACATGGCCTTCGAGACCGAACCATTTGCGGTGAAGCGCGCGGCCGTGGTGAAGAGCGATCTGAAACCGGACGGGCCCTTGTACACGGTCATCGATCATGTCGAACTGGAATGA
- a CDS encoding competence/damage-inducible protein A yields MKSAAIITIGDELLYGSVVDTNAAYIGRRLTETGIEPVCSMTVGDEGPGIGRALETVCRQADVVLVTGGLGPTHDDVTKTVIAEAIGQDLVFHPEIMETVERMFTQRGMTMPESNRIQAYMPRHAEVLDNPVGTAPGFLVRHHAAAVFVMPGVPREMMKMLNEQVLPRLKDQGAGRVILHRWIRTTGIGESNLSQIIGDVIEAAEDVKIASLPQESGVNLRLTAEGRTGEEARRRIEAVESRMVARAGEHIYGVDDDTLEEVVGSLLREADATVAIAESCTGGLVSSRMTDVPGSSDYLLEGVVSYSNAAKMARLEVPVSTIDRHGAVSEETAAAMAQGVRHTSGATYGLSTTGVAGPGGGTPEKPVGLVYLGLASADGVETRKLMLGPDRQVNKTRAALAALNLLRQALTRAAGTNRIPGNRNPQAT; encoded by the coding sequence ATGAAGTCCGCCGCGATAATCACGATCGGCGACGAACTGCTCTACGGTTCCGTGGTCGATACCAACGCCGCCTATATCGGCCGGCGCCTGACGGAAACGGGTATCGAGCCGGTCTGTTCCATGACCGTCGGAGACGAGGGACCAGGCATCGGCCGGGCCCTGGAAACCGTGTGCCGTCAGGCGGACGTGGTGCTCGTCACGGGCGGACTCGGTCCGACGCACGACGACGTGACCAAGACCGTCATCGCCGAGGCGATCGGGCAGGACCTGGTCTTTCATCCCGAAATCATGGAGACCGTGGAGCGGATGTTCACCCAACGGGGCATGACCATGCCGGAATCGAACCGCATCCAGGCCTATATGCCCCGGCACGCCGAGGTGCTCGACAATCCCGTGGGCACGGCGCCCGGCTTCCTGGTTCGCCACCACGCCGCCGCCGTGTTCGTCATGCCGGGCGTGCCCCGCGAGATGATGAAGATGCTGAACGAACAGGTGCTGCCGCGGCTGAAGGACCAGGGCGCGGGGAGGGTCATCCTGCACCGGTGGATCCGCACCACGGGCATCGGCGAATCGAATCTCTCCCAGATCATCGGCGATGTCATCGAAGCCGCGGAGGATGTCAAGATCGCCTCCCTGCCCCAGGAGTCCGGGGTGAACCTGCGGCTCACGGCCGAGGGCCGCACCGGGGAGGAAGCCCGGCGGCGCATCGAAGCCGTCGAGTCCAGGATGGTCGCCCGGGCCGGTGAGCATATCTACGGCGTGGACGACGATACCCTCGAAGAGGTGGTGGGGAGCCTGCTCCGGGAGGCAGATGCGACGGTGGCGATCGCCGAATCCTGCACCGGCGGCCTCGTGTCTTCCCGCATGACCGACGTGCCGGGCAGTTCCGATTACCTGCTGGAAGGGGTCGTGTCCTACAGCAATGCCGCGAAAATGGCGCGGCTGGAGGTGCCGGTGAGCACGATCGATCGTCACGGCGCCGTCAGCGAGGAAACGGCGGCCGCCATGGCCCAGGGTGTCCGGCATACCAGCGGCGCCACTTACGGACTGTCCACGACCGGCGTGGCGGGCCCCGGCGGCGGGACGCCCGAGAAGCCGGTGGGACTGGTCTACCTGGGTCTCGCCTCGGCGGACGGCGTCGAGACGCGAAAACTCATGCTGGGTCCGGACCGGCAGGTCAACAAGACCCGGGCCGCGCTGGCCGCCCTGAACCTGCTGCGGCAAGCGCTTACCCGCGCGGCCGGCACGAACCGGATCCCCGGGAACCGCAACCCGCAGGCCACGTAG
- a CDS encoding phosphatidylglycerophosphatase A, producing MVGAQRHGLRLHGPHGQFRPGLRGQEPVHHHQSAEVGMRTLITLLSTGCYVGYTPLAPGTAGSILGLGLVWALTGPLGLTVSYYLLATALFFVLGIWVSSRAEPLFGHDGPRIVIDEIAGVLIVFAAMPFDLLTVVAGFVLFRVLDIWKPFPCDRAQRLPGGLGVMMDDAVAAVYAHLLLRIVTGFLS from the coding sequence ATGGTGGGTGCTCAACGGCATGGTCTTCGTCTCCATGGTCCTCACGGTCAGTTCCGGCCTGGACTACGTGGTCAAGAACCGGTCCATCATCACCAGTCTGCTGAGGTAGGCATGCGCACCTTGATCACCTTGCTGTCGACCGGATGTTACGTCGGCTACACGCCCCTCGCGCCCGGCACGGCGGGCAGCATTCTGGGGCTCGGGCTGGTCTGGGCGCTGACCGGTCCGCTCGGGCTAACCGTATCCTATTACCTGCTGGCCACCGCGCTCTTTTTCGTATTGGGCATCTGGGTATCGAGCCGGGCGGAACCCCTGTTCGGCCACGACGGGCCCAGGATCGTCATTGACGAAATCGCCGGCGTCCTGATCGTCTTCGCCGCCATGCCCTTCGATCTTTTGACCGTAGTCGCGGGGTTCGTCCTGTTTCGCGTCCTGGATATCTGGAAACCCTTTCCCTGCGACCGGGCGCAGCGCCTCCCCGGCGGGCTGGGGGTCATGATGGACGATGCCGTGGCCGCGGTCTACGCCCATCTCCTCTTGCGGATCGTAACGGGGTTCTTGTCATGA